From the Mus musculus strain C57BL/6J chromosome 10, GRCm38.p6 C57BL/6J genome, the window CTGGCTGTGTTTCCTGTCTGGTGCGCTTGGTTAGTGGTCCTGTTAGACCTGGGCCTGGGGTTAAGCCTGTGGCTAGCTTGAGGTTTGGGGTTAAGGTTACTAGAGCCAAGATCAGATATAGGATAAGGATGGTTAAATTAGGGTTCGATCTAAGTCCTGGTGGAGGGGTATGGCCTATGGTCCACATGATGCTAACTTTAGGATTGCTGCTTGGACTCGGCCCAGGCTGAGAGCTAAGGGTAAGGCTAAGTTTTGGTTACCGTTATGGCTAATGACTAGGCCATGGGTAGGGCTCAGTTAGGCTTAGGGCTATGGTCAGTGTTTAGTTAAAGGGGAAACTGAGCCTGAGTAAGGGTCTGGGTCAGAATTAAAGTTAAGGCATTGAATTGAGTTTGGGCACTGCACAGCATTCAATGTGACCTCTTGTTATCTTTACTCTGCACCATGCCGGACATATCAACAGCTCTCTACAGAGCTTCCTCCAAAGGGCTAAGACTGTTCACCAAAGACGTTTTGAAGCTCTGCACAGATCAGGGTATTCAGCTGCTGCACTCCAAGCGCCGGGGATATGGGGTTTCTAGAAAGGGCAAAAGAGTGGAAGAGACGAGTCCTCACGTCCTTTTTTCCTATAGCTAAACCGGACAGCCTCCCTGGGCAAGGAGGTGGCGGTGGCTTCTCTGCCCCAGCAGGACCAGACTCTGTCCCAGGGCACCCAGTGCCTGGCCATGGGCTGGGGTCGCCTGGGCACCCAAGCACCCACGCCCCGTGTGCTGCAGGAACTGAACGTCACGGTGGTCACCTTCCTATGCCGGGAACACAACGTGTGCACGCTGGTGCCACGGAGGGCAGCAGGCATATGCTTCGTGAGTACTCAGCTCGGTCGCAGGAGGCGTGGCCTGTGATGGATCCCCATGAAGGGCGGGTCCAAGGGCGAGGCGATTCTTTGGGACGGGGCCTGCGGTGGGGCTGGCTTATGATTCGGTTCCGTGGCCTGTGGGGGAGGGCGAGCCTTATGGAAGGTGGGGGTCATCGGAGGGGCAGATCCCAGCTGACTGTGGGTCCCTAGAAATCTGGATGtctggggtggagagatggggaTGCCTGGGCTAGAAGGAGGGCTAGTGGGTGACCTGGAGGGTGGGCTCCATGGGCTGGGAGGCGGGCTCTTGGAGGGCAGGGTTTTGCGGAGCCCGGGTTTCGAGGATAAGTGACATCTGAGAAAGTTGGGCATCTGAATATGGCTGCACTGCCTGTCTGTCCCATTCTCACGCATGGTCTGTACCCATCTCCAAGCACCAGTTGTGGCGATCAGCCATCTGTCGACCAGTCCCGGGCCTGTGCAACATATCAGGCATTCCTGTGTACTTGGCACCTTTGTGTGCCTCCCTTTTGGGCCCACTTAGACTGTATCCAACAGGAAGCTAATGAACGCCTCCTGGTCATCCCGTGGGACTCAAATACCCTCATCCTGGCTGACTTCTGTCAGCTTGGGGACTGATCCCTCTTCTACCTCAGGGAGACTCGGGCGGCCCCTTGATCTGCAATGGCATTCTTCATGGAGTGGACTCCTTCGTGATCCGCGAATGCGCCTCCCTCCAGTTCCCTGATTTCTTCGCCCGGGTGTCCATGTATGTGGACTGGATTCAAAACGTGCTGCGGGGCGCAGAGCCCTGAGGTGCCCTTCTGCGCTCCAGGCAGCCTAAAGCTGGGGCGACCAGCAGGCTCTAGTGGGAAAAAAATGGAGTGGGGTGGACTAGACCTTTCCAGGCTTTTCTTTCACCCACGCACCCACCCACGCAGCACCCCCTGGAGTGGAGTCAGCTCTGTTCCCTATTCCATATGACCTCAATAAAAACTGAGACATATTTAAAAGCTGTTTCCTGTCTGTTTTACCCCGCATAGACTTGGGATCTATGGCCAGAACCTCAGTGCCAGAGGCCCCGGATACACTATGTAGAAAAGAAAAGGGTGGAGGGGACCCAGGCTCACACCTCAGCCACAGATGTTGGAACCACAGGGGCTGCGTTCAGTCCTCCTGTATGACCCTGAGCTTCTCACCTCTGTGCCCCAGTTTCCTCAAACAGAACCCGGATACATCCCAGAACCAGATGAGGAACTGTGGCTGGTGGGGTATGGCGAAGTGTTCCCTAGCTCTAGGCTTCTCGAGGGCCTGGCTCTTTCCACGTCGTTGGGGGGCGGGGCACTGGGCATCTCGAGGCCTGAACATTGTGATCCAGTTAAAGCAGACAGGAAGGCTTCCTGGTGGGGGAGGCAGGATGGACAGCAGTGGGAAAGCCAGGAGCTGGGTGAAGGGAAACGAGGTGAGCACAGAGAGGCCAGAAAAATGAACAGCTTTGCTCCTGGAGAGGCCGACGTGGGAAAACTCCCGCTTTCCccagaggtagagaaaggagtTGGAGCTAtccagggagaagggaaggaggtcaCAAGCCAGCCCTGGAGGAGTAAGAGAGGGACGGACTCAAGGCAGAACCTTCAGAAGTGGGAGGCGGACGATCTCTGACTTTTTTTGGTGCAGTCACCAGGTGGCGCTGTGCTTATTCCGACAGGCTGGAGTCCACAGGCGTATTCCTTCTCTaaccttgttttggttttgggagaCAGGCTCATgtaagcccaggctagcctctaacctCCTGCGCAGCTGAAGAAGACCATGAGCCccggatcctcctgtctccgcctcccgagtgctgggatggctTGTGTGCCATTGCTCCTGGTTTATGTAGTGCTGAGGCTGAGCCCAAAGCTTGGTACACACATGGCAAGCAGGCTGCTACTGAACCCCAGACCCCATGAGGGGTGGGTTCCCACGTCTCATCTATCGCTGTGTCGGGATTTTTTTTGTAGAGCCTCTGAGGGTCTGGGGACACTAAGCAGAGGTCAAGGAAGAACTTCACTTATAGAGGGGTTCTGGGCCTAAAGTTCCACAGCAGGGGACTGGAAATATAAGCCTAAAGGCACACTAACCGTACACAGACAGGATGGGTGAGCATAGTATACAGCTGGTGCTCAGTAAGTGCAGCTGTGGTTAAGTCTAATCTGACATGTAGCTTTGTTTGCCctgtacctctctctctccatgtgacaTGGGTGGTGTATAAAGTAGGTGCTCACTGTGTGGGAGGAAGGGAAACCAGTTAGTATGTGTccgagggagacagggagacagggcagATACTGAGTGCCCAGTTTGCTGGGTAAGGAGGGCACTGCTCCTCTTGGGATCCTAAGGATAGAGGAGTCCAGCATGGCTGGTGTTGGGCCCTGGCATCCTGCCCACCTGCTCAAGTCAGTTGGATTTCACCCAGCCCCGTGCCCCATGCCCCGTCCTGGAGATGGGACGTTGGTTTTGCAACAGCCTTGGCTGTGGCTCCTGGGAGAGACAGGAGGGGGAGCTTACCACAGAGTGGGGGCTGGGCCCCAGGTCCTGTTTCTATTATGGGAGAAGAGTACACCCCTTGTGTGGTTCCAGAttgtgctggtggatcaacaagccaattccagtattttaaaagattcatccttgttcttctgttactctagaaccactcctggtaccaacttctgtattagtcagggttctctagagtcacagaacttatggatagtctctagatagtaaaggaatttattgatgacttacagtcggcagcccaattcccaacaatggttcagtcgcagctgtgaatggaagtccaaggatctagcagttactcagtctcacacagcaaccACACTCAGGCAACTGCTGAGGACAGCACTTCCTTCTCATGGGTGCCAGGCTTGGATAAGGTCAGGCAGGACCGTgtgtcatgaggagcaagccataAATTAGGGGCTGAGCTGGCTGCCATGTGCTGTCTAGTCCTGAACCCCAGGTTAAAAAGACCCACTGTCCTGGGAATAGATGTTCAcacccttagtcccagcactgaggaggcagaggcaggtggatctctgtgagttccaggcaagtctggctacacacacactcatgcacacatatattcacacacacatgcacacacacagaaactcttTTATAGGTATGTGTTGCTGTTATTACTATACCtgaggtaaactgaggcagagagattGGCCTTCAGATATAAGTTGTAGATTAGGGCACCAAGTGGGCACGGAGGTGCTCACCatcatcccagcactcacgagGTGGAAGCAGGGGGATTAAgggtttgagactagcctgggctacgtgagattttgtttgtttgtttatatatttatttacttatttaattttgagatagggtttctttgtctagccctggttatcctggaactagatctgtagaccaggctggcctcaaactcacagagctccacctgcctctgcctctgcctcgctgGTACTGATTTTAAAGGTAcatgccaccactacctggccctaagttttttttgttttttgttttttttttgtttttttgtttttgtttttcaagacagggtttctctgtatagccttggcctggaactcactttgtagaccaggctggcctcgaactcagaaatctgcctgcctctgcctcccgagtgctgggattaaaggtgtgcgctaccaagcccggctctttttttttttttttttttttttttttgagatcccatttttaaaaaaaagaaaagaaggaggcagaggcaggtggatttctgagttcgag encodes:
- the Prtn3 gene encoding myeloblastin precursor, which translates into the protein MAGSYPSPKGIHPFLLLALVVGGAVQASKIVGGHEARPHSRPYVASLQLSRFPGSHFCGGTLIHPRFVLTAAHCLQDISWQLVTVVLGAHDLLSSEPEQQKFTISQVFQNNYNPEENLNDVLLLQLNRTASLGKEVAVASLPQQDQTLSQGTQCLAMGWGRLGTQAPTPRVLQELNVTVVTFLCREHNVCTLVPRRAAGICFGDSGGPLICNGILHGVDSFVIRECASLQFPDFFARVSMYVDWIQNVLRGAEP